A window of Flavobacterium flavigenum contains these coding sequences:
- a CDS encoding RNA polymerase sigma factor, producing MKITNQNIEELITLCKENNQKAQFEIYNRYCKAMFNVAYRIVKDEHFAQDVMQEGFLRAFTKINDYKQEVAFGAWLKKIIVNHSIDFYKKNNAFQMEDLNKTLYKIEENDTLFSESIDLNVLKVKQVLDAIAALKDNYRMILTLFYIEGYDQEEISEILNISYANCRTTLSRAKESLRKKLEEDI from the coding sequence TTGAAGATAACCAACCAAAATATCGAAGAATTAATCACGCTTTGTAAAGAGAATAATCAAAAAGCACAATTTGAAATTTACAATCGCTATTGCAAGGCTATGTTTAATGTGGCTTACAGGATTGTAAAAGACGAACATTTTGCACAAGACGTCATGCAGGAAGGTTTTTTGAGAGCTTTTACCAAAATTAACGACTATAAACAGGAAGTTGCATTTGGAGCATGGCTCAAAAAAATCATTGTAAATCACAGCATCGATTTTTACAAAAAAAACAATGCTTTTCAGATGGAAGACCTGAACAAAACGCTTTATAAAATAGAAGAAAACGACACACTTTTCTCTGAAAGTATTGATTTGAATGTACTTAAAGTAAAACAAGTCCTGGATGCCATTGCGGCTTTAAAGGATAATTACCGAATGATTTTGACACTCTTTTATATTGAAGGTTATGATCAGGAGGAAATTAGCGAAATTTTAAATATCAGTTATGCAAATTGCAGAACTACATTGAGCAGAGCTAAAGAAAGTTTACGAAAAAAATTAGAAGAAGATATATGA
- a CDS encoding carbon-nitrogen hydrolase — protein sequence MPKRKYKIAVVQLNLNDVAENNLKKCISWVKDAANKGAEVILLPELYSSHYFCQSEDVDNFALAEPLYSTSFIAFSELAKELGVVIIVPFFEKRMAGIYHNSAYIIDTDGTEAGLYRKMHIPDDPHFYEKFYFTPGDLGFQAIETKKGTVGTLICWDQWYPEAARITALKGAEVLFYPTAIGWHPKEKEQYGENQYGAWMNVMKGHAVANGVFVAAANRIGLEQYIDGTDGIQFWGASFIAGPQGEILAQASHDQEEILIAEVDLDLQENVRQNWPFFRDRRIDAFGDITKRAID from the coding sequence ATGCCGAAAAGAAAATATAAAATAGCCGTCGTTCAGTTAAACCTTAACGACGTAGCCGAAAATAATCTGAAAAAATGTATAAGCTGGGTAAAAGATGCCGCTAATAAAGGTGCCGAAGTTATACTTCTGCCTGAGCTATACAGTAGCCATTATTTCTGCCAGAGTGAAGATGTTGATAATTTTGCATTAGCAGAGCCTCTTTACAGCACTTCATTTATCGCGTTTAGCGAATTAGCAAAAGAACTAGGAGTTGTTATTATAGTTCCTTTCTTCGAAAAAAGAATGGCAGGAATTTACCATAATAGTGCCTATATTATTGATACTGACGGAACCGAAGCTGGTTTATACCGTAAAATGCATATCCCGGATGATCCGCATTTTTATGAAAAATTTTATTTCACTCCTGGTGATTTAGGTTTTCAGGCTATCGAAACTAAAAAGGGAACTGTGGGCACATTAATTTGCTGGGACCAATGGTATCCTGAGGCAGCACGTATAACAGCCTTAAAAGGTGCCGAAGTTTTATTTTATCCTACTGCAATTGGATGGCATCCAAAAGAAAAAGAGCAATACGGAGAAAACCAATATGGTGCATGGATGAATGTTATGAAAGGTCATGCTGTTGCAAATGGGGTTTTTGTTGCTGCCGCTAACCGAATTGGTCTTGAACAATATATTGATGGAACTGATGGAATTCAGTTTTGGGGTGCTTCATTCATTGCTGGTCCTCAAGGGGAAATTTTAGCACAGGCATCCCACGATCAGGAAGAAATTTTAATTGCTGAAGTTGACTTGGATCTACAGGAAAACGTTCGTCAAAACTGGCCGTTTTTCAGAGACAGAAGAATTGATGCTTTTGGGGATATCACTAAAAGAGCGATTGATTAA
- a CDS encoding anti-sigma factor, with product MKKENDDLDKLFKKFENQWDIQEINSGHQMDFLNKLNKKKPKRNNYSVWAIAASIVILLGVSVFYNNSEKPKEFKFASKETKQTDSIFSVLIEKELVKLKEKSSPENEQIINDALKQMKVFDADYEKIIKELQKNGENKQIIYAMISNLQTRISFLQTVLKRIEENENLKNTTHDETF from the coding sequence ATGAAAAAGGAAAATGACGACTTAGACAAATTATTTAAAAAATTTGAAAATCAATGGGATATACAGGAAATAAATTCTGGCCATCAGATGGATTTTTTAAATAAACTCAATAAAAAGAAACCTAAGAGAAATAATTATTCGGTTTGGGCGATTGCTGCTTCAATAGTGATTTTATTAGGTGTGTCTGTTTTTTACAATAATAGTGAAAAGCCAAAGGAATTTAAATTTGCATCAAAAGAAACCAAACAGACCGATTCTATTTTTAGTGTTTTAATTGAAAAAGAACTAGTTAAACTAAAAGAAAAAAGCTCACCGGAGAATGAGCAAATTATAAATGATGCTTTAAAACAAATGAAAGTTTTTGACGCCGATTATGAAAAAATTATAAAAGAACTTCAAAAAAATGGTGAAAATAAGCAAATCATTTATGCAATGATCAGCAACCTGCAAACCCGAATATCTTTTTTACAAACGGTTTTGAAGCGTATAGAAGAAAATGAAAATTTAAAAAACACTACTCATGACGAAACATTTTAA
- the fahA gene encoding fumarylacetoacetase, whose amino-acid sequence MPITANDTKRKSWLDVPENSDFPIQNIPFGVFLTKENVVTVGTRIGDYAIDLGALQQLNYFEGIDLTDDMFMQDTLNDFISDGKKTWRLVRNRIADIFDETNPQLRDSEKDRDVVIFKIEDVEMQLPVLIGDYTDFYSSKEHATNVGKMFRDPENALLPNWLHIPVGYHGRSSTIVPSGIPVHRPMGQILPAGEKYPVFGPSRLVDFELETAFITTDVNVMGENISTYEAEDYIFGMVLLNDWSARDIQKWEYVPLGPFLAKSFATSISPWIVTMDALEPFRTKGPKQDPTPLPYLQTKGKKAFDIHLEVLLKPEHQEETVVSKSNFKYLYWSMSQQLAHHTSNGCRVNSGDMMGSGTISGPTPDSFGSMLELTWGGKNPIKLKDGSERKFIEDNDTVIIRGFCENAEVRIGFGEVCSQLLPPFVRP is encoded by the coding sequence ATGCCAATAACCGCCAACGATACCAAAAGAAAATCATGGTTGGATGTACCAGAGAATAGTGATTTTCCTATTCAGAATATTCCATTCGGTGTATTTCTTACCAAAGAAAATGTCGTTACTGTAGGAACGAGAATTGGCGATTACGCTATAGATTTAGGTGCTTTACAACAATTAAACTATTTTGAAGGAATAGATTTAACAGATGATATGTTCATGCAGGATACGCTAAATGATTTTATTTCTGACGGAAAAAAAACATGGCGACTAGTCCGAAACCGTATTGCAGATATTTTTGATGAAACAAATCCTCAGCTTAGAGATTCAGAAAAAGACCGTGATGTTGTTATTTTTAAGATTGAAGATGTAGAGATGCAATTGCCAGTTTTAATTGGCGATTACACTGATTTTTATTCCAGTAAGGAGCATGCTACAAATGTAGGCAAAATGTTTCGCGATCCTGAAAATGCTTTATTGCCAAACTGGCTGCATATTCCGGTTGGATACCACGGAAGAAGTTCTACTATTGTTCCGTCCGGAATTCCTGTTCACAGGCCAATGGGGCAGATTTTGCCAGCGGGAGAAAAATACCCGGTTTTTGGTCCGTCGCGTCTGGTCGATTTTGAATTAGAAACTGCTTTTATTACTACTGATGTAAATGTAATGGGTGAAAATATTTCGACTTATGAAGCAGAAGATTATATTTTCGGAATGGTTTTATTGAATGACTGGAGTGCGCGAGATATACAAAAATGGGAGTATGTACCACTTGGTCCTTTTCTGGCAAAGAGTTTCGCAACATCAATTTCTCCGTGGATTGTAACTATGGATGCCTTAGAACCTTTCAGGACTAAAGGGCCTAAACAGGATCCGACACCACTTCCTTATTTACAAACAAAAGGAAAGAAAGCGTTTGATATTCATCTGGAAGTTTTACTTAAACCGGAACATCAGGAAGAAACAGTCGTTTCCAAATCCAACTTTAAATATTTATACTGGTCTATGAGTCAGCAGTTGGCACATCATACTTCTAATGGATGTCGCGTAAACTCTGGTGATATGATGGGATCAGGAACCATTTCGGGACCAACGCCTGATAGTTTTGGTTCAATGTTAGAATTAACATGGGGAGGTAAAAATCCAATCAAATTAAAAGATGGAAGCGAACGTAAATTTATCGAAGATAATGATACAGTAATAATAAGAGGTTTCTGTGAAAATGCAGAAGTTAGAATTGGTTTTGGAGAAGTTTGCAGCCAGTTGTTACCACCTTTTGTAAGGCCATGA
- a CDS encoding agmatine deiminase family protein, with protein MKLDNRRFPAEWEKQQGILLCFPHNGNDWPGKYEAVQWAFVEFIKKVAIFETVFLVVADEKLKGKVIEMLERARVNIVNISFIIHKTNRSWMRDSGPIIVKNGSKREALNFNFNGWAKYKNYQLDKFVPGKVANFIDVPLTQVIYKGKPVIVEGGAIDVNGKGTLLTSEECLMHPTVQVRNPGFTKQDYEAVFKEYLGVTNVIWLGDGIEGDDTHGHIDDLCRFVNEDTIVTIVETDKNDSNYKPLQDNLKRLQNAKLEDGKSPTIVALPMPKRVDFEDLRLPASYANFLILNNCVLVPTFNDSNDRIALNILAECFPDREVIGISCIDFIWGFGTLHCLSQQIPA; from the coding sequence ATGAAATTAGATAATAGACGATTTCCGGCAGAATGGGAGAAGCAACAGGGCATTTTACTATGTTTTCCTCATAATGGAAACGATTGGCCTGGGAAATATGAAGCAGTTCAATGGGCATTTGTTGAATTTATTAAAAAAGTGGCAATTTTTGAAACTGTATTTTTAGTTGTAGCTGATGAAAAATTAAAAGGAAAAGTGATCGAAATGCTAGAAAGAGCACGGGTTAATATTGTAAATATTTCTTTTATTATTCATAAAACAAACAGAAGCTGGATGCGTGATTCAGGACCGATTATTGTAAAAAATGGTTCTAAAAGAGAAGCTTTAAATTTCAATTTTAATGGATGGGCAAAATATAAAAATTATCAGTTAGACAAATTTGTCCCGGGGAAAGTAGCTAATTTTATTGATGTTCCGTTGACTCAGGTAATTTATAAAGGGAAACCAGTAATTGTTGAAGGAGGCGCAATTGATGTAAATGGAAAAGGAACCTTACTAACTTCTGAAGAATGCCTGATGCACCCTACAGTTCAGGTTCGAAATCCAGGTTTTACCAAACAAGATTACGAAGCCGTTTTTAAAGAATATCTTGGCGTTACAAATGTTATATGGCTTGGAGACGGAATTGAAGGTGATGACACACACGGTCACATTGACGATTTATGCCGATTTGTAAATGAAGATACTATTGTAACGATTGTAGAGACTGACAAAAACGATTCAAATTATAAGCCTTTACAGGATAATTTGAAAAGACTTCAGAATGCAAAATTAGAAGATGGAAAATCACCAACTATTGTTGCTCTTCCAATGCCAAAACGAGTAGATTTTGAAGATTTGCGTTTACCGGCAAGTTATGCTAATTTCCTAATTTTGAATAATTGTGTTTTAGTACCAACATTTAATGACAGTAACGATCGTATCGCTTTGAATATTTTAGCAGAATGCTTTCCTGATCGCGAAGTAATTGGAATAAGCTGTATCGATTTTATCTGGGGATTTGGGACTTTACATTGTTTGAGCCAACAGATTCCTGCTTAA
- the glyA gene encoding serine hydroxymethyltransferase encodes MQRDEQIFDLILEEQDRQIHGLELIASENFVSDEVMEAAGSVLTNKYAEGYPGKRYYGGCEVVDVIEQIAIDRAKELFGTEYANVQPHSGSQANASVFHACLQPGDKILGFDLSHGGHLTHGSPVNFSGRVYNPVFYGVDKETGRLDYDKIQEIATKEQPKLIIAGASAYSRDMDFERFRVIADSVGAILMADISHPAGLIAKGLLNDPIPHCHIVTTTTHKTLRGPRGGLILMGKDFENPWGLKTPKGEIRMMSALLDLAVFPGNQGGPLMHIIAAKAVAFGEALKDEFFTYAMQLQKNANAMADAFVKRGYNIISGGTDNHMMLIDLRNKNISGKDAENALVKAEITVNKNMVPFDDKSPFVTSGIRVGTAAITTRGLVEKDMETIVALIDKVLADHTNEALIEEVANEVNEMMSERPIFVY; translated from the coding sequence ATGCAACGCGACGAACAAATTTTTGACCTTATACTAGAGGAACAAGACAGACAAATTCACGGATTAGAACTTATTGCTTCTGAAAACTTCGTAAGTGATGAAGTAATGGAAGCTGCTGGTTCAGTTTTAACAAATAAATATGCTGAAGGATATCCTGGCAAAAGATACTACGGCGGTTGCGAAGTAGTTGACGTTATTGAGCAGATTGCTATTGACAGAGCTAAAGAATTATTTGGTACTGAATATGCCAACGTTCAGCCTCACTCTGGTTCTCAGGCAAATGCTTCTGTTTTTCACGCTTGTTTGCAGCCCGGAGATAAAATTTTAGGATTCGACTTATCACATGGTGGTCACCTTACCCACGGTTCTCCTGTAAATTTTTCAGGCCGTGTTTACAATCCTGTATTTTATGGAGTAGACAAAGAAACAGGAAGATTAGATTATGATAAAATTCAGGAAATTGCGACTAAAGAACAGCCAAAGTTAATCATAGCTGGAGCTTCTGCTTACTCTCGTGATATGGATTTTGAACGTTTCAGAGTAATCGCTGACAGCGTTGGCGCAATTTTGATGGCTGATATTTCTCATCCTGCAGGTTTAATTGCAAAAGGATTATTGAATGACCCTATTCCACATTGCCATATTGTAACTACTACAACCCACAAAACATTGCGCGGACCAAGAGGTGGTTTGATTTTAATGGGGAAAGATTTTGAAAATCCTTGGGGATTAAAAACTCCAAAAGGTGAAATCAGAATGATGTCTGCTTTATTGGATTTAGCTGTTTTCCCAGGAAACCAAGGTGGACCTTTAATGCACATTATCGCTGCTAAAGCTGTTGCTTTTGGTGAAGCTTTAAAAGATGAGTTCTTTACTTATGCTATGCAATTGCAAAAAAATGCGAATGCTATGGCAGATGCTTTTGTGAAAAGAGGCTACAACATTATCTCTGGCGGAACCGACAACCATATGATGCTGATTGACCTAAGAAATAAAAATATTTCAGGAAAAGATGCTGAAAACGCATTGGTAAAAGCTGAAATTACAGTAAATAAAAACATGGTTCCATTTGATGATAAATCACCATTTGTAACTTCCGGAATACGTGTTGGAACAGCTGCAATCACTACTCGTGGCTTAGTAGAAAAAGACATGGAAACTATTGTAGCTTTAATAGATAAAGTACTTGCAGATCATACAAACGAAGCACTTATCGAAGAAGTAGCTAATGAAGTAAATGAAATGATGAGCGAAAGACCAATTTTCGTATACTAA
- a CDS encoding tRNA-(ms[2]io[6]A)-hydroxylase, translating into MGVLRLQLPTDPRWVNIVKKNIEEILTDHAWCEQKAATNAITIITNNSEHQDLVQDLLALAKEEIDHFEQVHNIIIKRGLKLGRERKDDYVNELYQYMKKSGDGSRVSGLVERLLFSAMIEARSCERFKVLSENIQDEELAVFYRELMESEAGHYTTFITYARKYGTGIDVEKRWREWLAFEESIITNYGKGETIHG; encoded by the coding sequence ATGGGCGTACTTAGATTACAATTGCCAACCGACCCAAGATGGGTTAATATTGTTAAGAAAAACATAGAAGAAATTCTGACGGATCACGCCTGGTGCGAGCAAAAAGCAGCTACAAATGCAATTACAATTATTACTAATAATTCTGAACACCAGGATTTAGTACAGGATTTATTGGCTTTAGCCAAAGAAGAAATTGACCATTTCGAACAGGTTCACAACATTATTATTAAAAGAGGATTAAAATTAGGACGTGAACGTAAAGACGATTATGTAAATGAATTGTATCAGTATATGAAGAAAAGCGGAGACGGAAGCCGTGTTTCGGGTCTTGTTGAAAGATTATTGTTTTCAGCAATGATTGAAGCCAGAAGCTGTGAACGCTTTAAAGTGCTTTCTGAAAATATTCAGGACGAAGAACTGGCCGTTTTTTACAGAGAATTAATGGAAAGTGAAGCTGGACATTACACCACTTTTATTACTTATGCGCGTAAATATGGCACCGGAATTGACGTTGAAAAACGCTGGAGGGAATGGCTTGCTTTTGAAGAATCCATCATTACAAATTATGGCAAAGGTGAAACCATTCACGGATGA
- the lon gene encoding endopeptidase La — MSNHKILTIDNLSLQEFDSEAELIPLLTPEDEEEMNNEELPVSLPILPLRNTVLFPGVVIPISAGRDKSIKLINDANAGEKIIGVVSQINEEDEDPSKDDIHKIGTVARILRVLKMPDGNVTVILQGKKRFEINEVVSEEPYLTATIQEVSEERPDDNDTEFTAILDSVKELAIQIIKESPNIPSEATFAIKNIESQSFLINFVSSNMNLTVKEKQDLLSINGLKERALETLRYMNIELQKLELKNDIQSKVRFDLDQQQREYFLHQQMKTIQEELGGVSQEEEMDEMGLKAKTKKWDEKTQKHFEKELSKMRRMNPQSPDFGIQRNYLELFLELPWGEYSKDKFDLKHAQKILDKDHFGLDEVKKRMIEHLAVLKLRNDMKSPIICLTGPPGVGKTSIGRSVAEALGREYVRISLGGLRDEAEIRGHRKTYIGAMPGRIIQSLKKAGTSNPVFILDEIDKLSSGNSGDPSSALLEVLDPEQNNAFYDNFLEMGYDLSKVMFIATSNNMGAIQPALRDRMEVIKMSGYTIEEKVEIAKRHLFPKQLEAHGLTAKDLTIGKKQLEKIVEGYTRESGVRNLETKIAQVIRNAAKAVAMEEEYNKKVTDEDIVKVLGVPRLERDKYENNDIAGVVTGLAWTSVGGDILFIESLISEGKGSLSITGNLGTVMKESATISLEYIKANAKKLGLDIALFQKYNIHLHVPEGATPKDGPSAGIAMLTSLVSLLTQKKVKKSLAMTGEITLRGKVLPVGGIKEKILAAKRAGIKEIILCHENKSDIDEIKAEYLEGLTFHYVKEMSEVLTLALTDQNVKNAKTLK, encoded by the coding sequence ATGTCAAATCATAAAATACTAACTATTGACAATCTGTCACTTCAGGAATTTGACTCGGAGGCAGAATTAATTCCATTATTAACTCCGGAAGACGAGGAGGAAATGAACAATGAAGAGCTTCCTGTTTCGCTTCCAATTTTACCTTTAAGAAATACAGTTTTATTTCCTGGTGTTGTTATTCCCATTTCTGCAGGAAGGGACAAATCGATAAAATTAATCAACGATGCCAATGCCGGTGAAAAAATTATTGGTGTTGTTTCTCAGATTAATGAAGAAGATGAAGATCCGTCTAAAGATGATATTCATAAAATAGGTACTGTTGCCAGAATCCTGCGTGTTTTAAAAATGCCTGACGGGAATGTTACCGTTATTTTGCAAGGAAAAAAACGTTTCGAGATTAATGAAGTTGTTTCAGAAGAGCCTTATCTGACTGCCACAATTCAAGAAGTTTCTGAAGAACGTCCTGATGATAATGATACAGAATTTACAGCTATTTTAGATTCTGTAAAAGAGTTAGCCATTCAGATTATTAAAGAAAGTCCAAACATTCCGTCTGAAGCTACATTTGCAATTAAAAATATTGAAAGTCAGTCGTTTTTAATCAATTTTGTTTCTTCTAACATGAATTTGACTGTAAAAGAGAAACAAGATCTTTTATCAATAAATGGATTGAAAGAACGTGCATTGGAAACGCTGCGTTATATGAATATTGAACTTCAGAAATTAGAACTGAAAAACGATATCCAGTCAAAAGTCCGTTTTGATTTGGATCAGCAGCAGCGTGAATATTTTCTTCATCAGCAAATGAAAACCATTCAGGAAGAATTGGGAGGTGTTTCGCAGGAAGAAGAAATGGATGAAATGGGACTGAAAGCGAAAACCAAAAAATGGGACGAAAAGACGCAGAAACATTTCGAAAAAGAATTATCAAAAATGCGAAGAATGAATCCGCAGTCGCCTGACTTTGGAATTCAGCGTAATTATCTGGAATTGTTTTTAGAGTTGCCATGGGGCGAATATTCTAAAGATAAATTTGATTTAAAACATGCTCAAAAAATATTAGACAAAGATCATTTCGGTCTTGATGAAGTTAAGAAAAGAATGATTGAACATTTGGCTGTTTTGAAGCTTCGCAATGATATGAAGTCACCAATTATATGTTTAACAGGACCTCCGGGTGTTGGAAAAACGTCTATTGGACGTTCTGTTGCAGAGGCTTTAGGACGTGAGTATGTTCGTATTTCACTAGGCGGTTTACGTGACGAAGCAGAAATTCGCGGACATAGAAAAACGTACATTGGAGCGATGCCGGGCCGAATTATTCAAAGTTTGAAAAAGGCGGGAACTTCAAATCCTGTTTTTATTCTGGATGAAATCGATAAATTATCGAGTGGGAACAGTGGTGATCCGTCTTCAGCTTTATTAGAAGTTTTAGATCCGGAGCAAAACAATGCCTTTTATGATAATTTTCTTGAAATGGGTTATGACTTGTCTAAGGTGATGTTTATTGCAACTTCAAATAATATGGGGGCTATTCAGCCAGCGTTACGTGACAGAATGGAAGTGATTAAAATGTCCGGTTATACGATTGAAGAAAAAGTAGAAATAGCCAAAAGACACCTGTTCCCAAAACAATTAGAAGCACATGGATTAACAGCCAAAGATTTGACAATTGGTAAAAAGCAATTGGAGAAAATTGTTGAGGGTTATACACGTGAGTCTGGTGTTCGTAACTTGGAAACCAAAATTGCTCAGGTAATTCGTAACGCCGCAAAAGCAGTTGCGATGGAAGAAGAATATAACAAAAAAGTTACTGATGAAGATATTGTAAAGGTTTTGGGCGTACCAAGACTGGAACGTGACAAATATGAAAACAATGATATTGCGGGAGTAGTTACTGGACTTGCCTGGACAAGTGTAGGAGGAGATATTTTGTTTATAGAGTCTTTGATTTCTGAAGGAAAAGGTTCCTTAAGTATTACAGGGAATTTAGGGACTGTGATGAAAGAATCTGCTACAATTTCTTTGGAATATATTAAAGCGAATGCTAAAAAGTTAGGACTAGATATTGCTTTGTTTCAAAAATATAATATTCACTTACACGTACCTGAAGGGGCAACGCCTAAAGACGGACCAAGTGCAGGTATAGCTATGCTGACCTCCCTTGTTTCTTTATTAACCCAAAAGAAGGTAAAGAAAAGTTTAGCGATGACAGGCGAAATTACGCTACGTGGAAAAGTTTTACCTGTTGGAGGAATTAAAGAGAAAATTTTAGCAGCTAAAAGAGCTGGCATTAAGGAAATTATCTTGTGTCACGAAAATAAATCTGATATTGACGAAATTAAAGCAGAATATTTAGAAGGGCTTACTTTTCATTATGTGAAAGAAATGAGTGAAGTATTGACGCTTGCTTTGACCGATCAGAATGTAAAGAATGCCAAGACATTGAAATAA
- a CDS encoding OmpA family protein produces MKKKLASLTFLFLSFFANAQNETTATSIEPSSIGNSEYNKWSIELNGGVNKPTRAMTPGYYTAGINPFHVDLGVRYMFSPKFGLKLDFGYDQFREKNDSPEFESRYLRTSLQGVVNLGRALNFETWTNTVGLLVHGGFGASQITSKNGLDGEDYMANAILGLTGQIKLSDRVALTGDLTGIINAQQNFAFDGMSASGTGGAFDGILINASVGLTFYLGKNQKHADWVGEEDRYDDLEKRVALLETGVLDTDKDGVADLYDLEPNSIAGVAVNTKGQSIDNNQNGVPDELESYLEKTYGQKSGGVQTNSTVEQLINDGYVNVYFDFNSTKPTTASLSGIDFLVKYLKNNPNKTADVVGYADEIGSSSYNVELSRKRAEAVKQIAINAGIDASRLNVIANGEDTSVNKKSKEARQIVRRVSFQVK; encoded by the coding sequence ATGAAAAAAAAATTAGCTTCCTTAACTTTTTTGTTTCTTTCATTCTTTGCAAATGCACAAAATGAAACTACAGCAACTTCAATTGAACCTTCCTCTATTGGTAATTCCGAATATAATAAATGGTCTATAGAATTAAATGGCGGAGTGAATAAACCAACCAGAGCAATGACACCTGGTTATTATACTGCGGGTATTAATCCATTTCATGTTGATCTTGGAGTAAGATATATGTTTAGTCCAAAGTTTGGTCTGAAATTGGATTTTGGATATGATCAATTTAGAGAGAAAAATGATTCTCCAGAATTCGAAAGCAGATATTTGAGAACTAGTTTACAAGGTGTTGTGAATCTTGGTAGAGCCTTAAATTTTGAGACTTGGACAAATACTGTTGGTTTATTAGTTCACGGTGGATTTGGTGCGTCTCAGATCACCAGCAAAAATGGTTTAGACGGTGAAGATTACATGGCAAATGCAATTCTTGGTTTGACAGGGCAAATAAAATTAAGTGACCGTGTAGCATTAACAGGAGATCTTACTGGTATAATCAATGCCCAACAAAACTTTGCTTTTGATGGAATGAGTGCATCAGGAACAGGAGGCGCTTTTGATGGTATTTTGATTAATGCTTCTGTAGGATTAACTTTTTATTTAGGTAAAAATCAAAAACATGCTGACTGGGTTGGAGAAGAAGACAGATATGATGATTTAGAAAAAAGAGTAGCATTACTGGAAACAGGTGTATTAGATACAGATAAAGACGGAGTGGCTGATTTGTATGATTTAGAACCAAATTCAATTGCAGGTGTTGCTGTCAATACAAAAGGACAATCTATTGATAATAATCAAAACGGTGTTCCTGACGAATTAGAAAGTTACTTAGAAAAAACTTATGGTCAAAAAAGTGGTGGTGTTCAGACAAACAGCACAGTAGAACAATTGATCAACGATGGATATGTAAATGTATATTTTGACTTCAATTCTACTAAACCAACTACAGCATCTTTATCCGGTATTGATTTCTTAGTAAAATATTTGAAAAATAATCCAAATAAAACAGCAGACGTAGTAGGTTATGCTGATGAAATTGGAAGTTCAAGTTATAATGTTGAATTGTCAAGAAAAAGAGCAGAGGCAGTTAAGCAAATTGCTATAAATGCAGGAATTGATGCTTCAAGGCTAAATGTAATTGCTAATGGTGAAGACACTTCTGTAAATAAAAAATCAAAAGAGGCTCGTCAAATCGTAAGAAGAGTTTCTTTCCAAGTGAAATAA